From a single Glycine soja cultivar W05 chromosome 19, ASM419377v2, whole genome shotgun sequence genomic region:
- the LOC114399812 gene encoding protein trichome birefringence-like 19 gives MKFQDIELLFGKITPKQMLPKVTLLVLLSILIFVVTPMCYPLFSYSSLLKINKYNKHPESLPSTSVKKCNIFSGEWVSNPEAPYYTNNTCWAIHEHQNCMKYGRPDTDFMKWRWKPNECELPIFNPFQFLEIMKGKSMAFVGDSVGRNHMQSLICLLSRVEWPIDVSPTTNDYFRQWKYPSYNFTVAAFWTPYLVKSKMVDSIGPSHNGLFNLYLDQVDETWATQIEEFDYIIINAGHWFFRSMIFYEKQNIVGCCDCLLKNVTDLTTYYGYRQVFRTAFKAINSLQNFKGVTFLRTFAPSHFENGTWNKGGHCVRSKPFKNNDIRLESTNLELYMIQLEELEIAKKEGRKKGLEFRLFDTTQAMLLRPDGHPSRYGHWPHEKVTLYNDCVHWCLPGPIDTWNDFLLEMLKMEDMKFSSGERLHV, from the exons ATGAAGTTCCAAGATATTGAGCTTCTATTTGGGAAGATAACCCCAAAACAAATGCTCCCAAAAGTGACTTTACTTGTACTCTTATCCATACTTATATTTGTTGTCACCCCAATGTGTTATCCTTTGTTTAGTTACTCTTCACTCTTGAAGATCAATAAATATAACAAGCACCCAGAAAGCTTGCCTTCAACATCTGTGAAGAAGTGTAACATTTTCAGTGGTGAATGGGTGTCAAATCCAGAGGCACCATATTACACAAACAACACATGTTGGGCAATTCATGAGCACCAAAATTGCATGAAGTATGGGAGACCTGACACTGATTTCATGAAGTGGAGATGGAAGCCAAATGAGTGTGAACTCCCCATATTCAACCCCTTTCAGTTCCTAGAAATTATGAAGGGAAAATCTATGGCTTTTGTTGGAGACTCAGTGGGAAGAAATCATATGCAGTCTTTGATTTGTCTTCTTTCAAGG GTGGAATGGCCTATAGATGTTTCACCCACAACAAATGACTATTTCAGACAATGGAAGTACCCAAGTTATAACTTCACCGTAGCAGCTTTTTGGACACCCTATTTGGTGAAATCTAAAATGGTAGATTCAATTGGACCAAGTCACAATGGCCTGTTTAACCTTTACCTTGATCAAGTTGATGAGACATGGGCAACCCAAATTGAGGAGTTTGACTATATCATCATCAATGCTGGACATTGGTTCTTTCGTTCAATGATATTTTATGAGAAACAAAATATTGTTGGATGTTGTGACTGTCTCTTAAAAAATGTCACTGACTTAACTACGTACTATGGCTACAGACAAGTTTTTAGGACTGCATTTAAAGCCATCAATAGTTTACAAAACTTCAAGGGAGTAACATTTCTTAGAACATTTGCACCATCTCATTTTGAGAATGGGACATGGAATAAAGGTGGACATTGTGTGAGATCTAAGCCATTTAAGAACAATGACATACGTTTAGAAAGTACTAATTTGGAGTTATATATGATCCAGTTGGAAGAGTTAGAAATTGCAAAGAAGGAAGGTAGAAAGAAGGGTTTGGAATTTAGGTTGTTTGACACTACACAAGCAATGTTATTAAGACCAGATGGTCACCCAAGTAGATATGGGCATTGGCCACATGAAAAAGTCACACTTTATAATGATTGTGTGCACTGGTGCTTGCCTGGACCCATAGACACGTGGAATGATTTTCTACTAGAAATGTTAAAGATGGAGGACATGAAATTTTCTAGTGGTGAAAGACTTCATGTGTAA